One Dromiciops gliroides isolate mDroGli1 chromosome 3, mDroGli1.pri, whole genome shotgun sequence DNA segment encodes these proteins:
- the LOC122748591 gene encoding 60S ribosomal protein L37-like yields MTKGTSSFGKRRNKTHTLCRRCGSKAYHLQKSTCSKCGYPAKRKRKYNWSAKAKRCNTTGTGRMRHLKIVYRRFRNGFREGTTPKPKRAAVAASSSS; encoded by the coding sequence ATGACGAAGGGAACGTCTTCGTTTGGTAAGCGCCGGAATAAGACGCACACTTTGTGCCGTCGCTGTGGCTCTAAGGCGTACCATCTTCAGAAGTCAACCTGCAGTAAATGCGGGTATCCTGCCAAACGCAAGAGAAAGTATAATTGGAGTGCAAAGGCTAAGCGATGCAACACTACTGGTACTGGTCGAATGAGGCACCTAAAAATTGTCTACCGCCGATTCAGGAATGGATTCCGTGAAGGAACAACACCTAAACCCAAGAGAGCAGCTGTTGCAGCATCTAGTTCATCTTGA